In one window of Maniola hyperantus chromosome 18, iAphHyp1.2, whole genome shotgun sequence DNA:
- the LOC117990544 gene encoding zinc finger BED domain-containing protein 5-like: MDKWLKPGIAKGKRGASFVDSNVNTYQSNQAFDQVSSSPEGETIEKKTEITSGASCSGIGTEDTFVEQNQQNTVIPSTTDHTERQAGISSKKRKYDESYLSYGFIPIGNAENPDGKCVVCSKILLNSSLAPAKLKRHLDTNHPHLKNKNISFFERQRDVHQAGVTALQKYAKTDNENATKASFMLSYKIARAGKPHTIAEDFLKPCMTEVVACLLGEDSAKKVATVQCSNNIVSDRIHKISDHIEDELIDRLKESNAFAMQLDESTDVAGLAILLVFVRYPYRESIEEDLFLCAPLEANTTGEEIFKVIDEYMKKNKIDWNKCIDVCSDGAAAMIGKVKGTVSRIKTVAQNCTSSHCILHRHALAVKRVPSDLKQVLDQAVQIVNFVKTRPLQSRLFKKTCEDMKSQHQSLLLHTEVRWLSRGRVLNRLYELRDELKVFLQTLPSPASASYLELLRDERWLMRLAYLADIFDKLNTVSSSLQGRMITIFTVSDKVSSLKEKIALWIECLGQKRYECFPLLEQFLKKYNHLQIATDVEISIREHLTNLKTSLEEYFPEEKLRLREIEWVRNPFRISTKPLTLTVLEYENLIDIKNSSTLQQLFESEAIMNPSQFWIGLKNEYPGIAEKAIIALLPFVTTYRCEAGFSAYAYTKNKFRSRLNAAPDLRIQLSDIKPDFDVILRKTMKRFHSSH, translated from the exons ATGGATAAATGGCTAAAACCTGGGATTGCTAAGGGGAAACGTGGTGCTAGCTTTGTGGACAGTAATGTTAATACTTATCAATCTAATCAAGCTTTTGACCAAGTCTCATCTTCACCAGAAGGAGAgacaattgaaaaaaaaacggaaattaCCAGTGGTGCTAGTTGTTCA ggtaTTGGTACGGAAGACACTTTTGTTGAACAAAATCAGCAAAACACAGTGATACCATCTACTACCGACCATACTGAACGTCAAGCGGGAATATCTtcaaaaaagagaaaatatgATGAGTCCTATCTGTCCTATGGATTTATACCGATAGGGAATGCTGAAAATCCTGATGGAAAATGTGTTGTTTGCAGCAAGATTTTGTTGAATAGCTCCCTGGCACCTGCAAAGCTTAAGCGTCACCTTGATACTAATCATCCTCacctcaaaaataaaaacattagttTTTTTGAAAGACAAAGAGATGTACATCAAGCAGGTGTGACCGCTTTACAAAAATATGCAAAAACTGATAATGAAAACGCCACGAAAGCCTCATTCATGCTAAGTTATAAGATTGCACGAGCTGGAAAACCTCACACAATAGCCGAGGATTTTTTGAAACCATGCATGACTGAAGTTGTTGCCTGCTTGCTTGGAGAGGATTCAGCTAAGAAAGTGGCAACGGTACAGTGTTCGAACAACATCGTATCTGACCGTATTCATAAGATTTCAGACCACATTGAAGATGAATTGATTGATAGATTGAAAGAGAGCAATGCATTTGCAATGCAACTGGACGAAAGTACGGATGTTGCCGGACTAGCAATACTGCTAGTTTTTGTCAGATATCCATACAGAGAATCTATCGAAGAAGATTTGTTTCTCTGTGCTCCTTTGGAGGCCAATACAACTGGAGAagaaatttttaaagttattgatgaatacatgaaaaaaaacaaaattgattGGAATAAATGTATTGATGTATGCAGCGATGGAGCTGCAGCCATGATTGGTAAAGTAAAAGGAACAGTGTCAAGAATTAAAACTGTTGCGCAAAATTGTACTAGCAGTCATTGTATTTTACATCGTCATGCTCTTGCCGTGAAAAGAGTGCCATCTGATTTAAAACAAGTCCTTGATCAAGCCGTACAAATCGTCAATTTTGTGAAAACACGTCCACTGCAGTCAAGGCTATTCAAAAAAACGTGTGAAGACATGAAAAGTCAGCATCAATCACTCCTTCTACACACGGAAGTGAGGTGGCTTTCCAGAGGAAGGGTTTTAAACAGATTATATGAATTGCGCGATGAACTGAAAGTTTTCTTACAGACCCTTCCTTCGCCTGCAAGTGCTAGCTATCTTGAACTGTTACGAGACGAGCGATGGTTGATGAGATTGGCTTATTTGGCTGACATATTTGATAAACTGAACACAGTGAGCAGCTCTTTGCAGGGAAGAATGATAACCATATTTACAGTGAGTGACAAAGTATCTTCATTGAAAGAGAAAATCGCCTTGTGGATTGAATGTCTTGGACAAAAAAGGTATGAGTGTTTTCCACTACTTGAGCAAtttctcaaaaaatataatcatcTTCAAATCGCTACAGACGTAGAGATAAGTATACGTGAACATTTGACAAACCTAAAAACATCTTTGGAGGAATATTTTCCAGAAGAAAAGCTTCGGTTACGGGAAATCGAATGGGTCCGAAATCCATTTAGGATTAGTACCAAACCTTTAACACTGACTGTATTGGAATATGAAAATTTAATTGATATTAAAAATTCATCCACACTCCAACAACTTTTCGAATCTGAAGCTATCATGAACCCGAGTCAATTTTGGATTGGCCTGAAAAACGAATACCCGGGCATTGCTGAAAAAGCTATCATAGCATTACTCCCATTTGTGACAACTTACAGATGCGAGGCTGGGTTTTCAGCGTACGCCTACACGAAAAATAAGTTTAGGAGTAGGTTGAATGCTGCACCAGACCTCCGCATCCAATTGTCGGACATAAAACCTGACTTCGATGTAATTTTAAGGAAAACTATGAAGAGATTTCATTCATCacattaa